The DNA window TTCTATTATAAGGAGAGGATTATCTTGTACATAGATAAGCATCTTACGGAAAAGGATTTGTTGACTGATCTTATTTACTCTGAAAGGCAAATATCAAATTCTTATAACAGCACTATAATGGAATCTTCATGTTTAGAGCTTAGGCAAATACTTTTAAAATGTCAATCAAATATCGAGCAAATACAATCTACTGTTCTTGAAGCGGCTGAAATTAGAGGTTGGAATAGCGTGAAATTAGCTAGCGAAAAAGAAATCGAAAGCATAGTTAATAAGTGTAAATAAAGATATATTTTTTAAGAGTGCCATAAAAACCATACCTTTTAACTAGGTATGGTTTTTAATACAATTTATATACTTGACCTTAATTTAACTATTTCTCCCCAGTTGTGTGCAGTTGCTGCTTCTACTAAACTCATATTTTTTTCTATAGATTCCAATTTACCTGTTATCTTATTTATGTCATGCTTCATGTTTTCTTGTTCAGCCTTTACTACATCTAGTTTATGTTCTAAAGCAGACAATATTTGTCCATGCTCTTTTAATGTAGATTTCATACTATCTACATCTTGCCTTAATCCCGTTACATTTTGCTTTAGTATAGAGATATCCTGTTTTACCGGCCCTATCTCTTCTCTCACTATCTCCCGAATGGCAACTAGTAATTCTTTGCTATCCATATACTTTCACCCCCGATAACATTCTTGGGTATATTATATCATTTATAAATAGATTATGTTAATTTATATCCATCTTATTATATTATGAATTACTCTAGTTGTACTTCTAATCAATTTTCCTTCAAATCTTCCGCAGGTTGACCCACCACTGTCTAAACCTATTCCAATATTGCAGCCTAGGTTCTTTAATATCTTAGACCCTTCTTCTACATCTGCATTTTGAGCAATGACTACAAAAACCTTATTTTTGCTTTCAGAATACCCTAGCACGCTTCTCCATGTTCTATAACCTAAAGCATTATAGTCAAACCACTCTGATTTTAACTGCTCTCTGATTGTTTTGCCTACTGGTATTATATTATATCCCCCAATAGCAAATTTAATATCATTCAGCTTATGGTATTTGCTGATAAAGTCTATCATCTCAACTGAAACCATACCATCTTTCCAAACAATAAAAGTACC is part of the Proteiniborus sp. MB09-C3 genome and encodes:
- a CDS encoding spore coat protein codes for the protein MYIDKHLTEKDLLTDLIYSERQISNSYNSTIMESSCLELRQILLKCQSNIEQIQSTVLEAAEIRGWNSVKLASEKEIESIVNKCK